CAGTTTAGGGGAGAGGAGTGTACTTTACATGAGTATCAGTTTAGGGGAGAGGAGTGTACTTTACGTGAGTATCAGTTTAGGGGAGAGGAGTGTACTTTACATGAGTATCAGTTTAGGGGAGAGGAGTGTACTTTACATGAGTATTAGTTTAGGGGAGAGGAGTGTACTTTACGTGAGTATCAGCTGACAGTAAATTGTGTAAAACCATCCAGGGCACATAAGAACAGGCTTTTTGTCTTGTTTAGGCAGTATTGTATAATTCAGCACTGTGTCTGTTGTTTATGATTCCAGCTGTGTGTGATGGTGAGCAGGCCTGCCAGCAGGATGAGGTGTGTGTATACCCGGGCGTCTGTCGCTGTCGGCCTGGCTACTATGGAGCCCACTGCAAGACACGTAAGTCAAATCAACTCTGACGTTTAAGTTACATAGGCTGTGTCACTCAAACAATATATTTTGAACACAAGAGTCAATATAACAACTTTGGCAGTGCTTTACATTGCAGGAATAAAAGGGTAAGAACATTGTAATTAAGTGTAAACTACTGAAGTATTACAGCCTGTCTCCCTCTTCAGGCTGCCCTCCAGAGTTCTGGGCACCGGACTGCCGTGAGCTGTGCAAGTGCCACCCTCACGGGCGCTGTGACCCGATCACGGGCAAGTGTACGTGCCTCTCCAACCGCTGGGGGCCACTCTGCCAGAACACCTGCAAATGTGGCCGTCATGGACACTGCCACCCTGTACACGGCAACTGCACCTGCGACGAGGGCTGGTGGACACCCACCTGTGCCAAACAGTGCCAGTGCTACCCAGGCACCTCCACCTGCGACCCACTGACCGGCAGGTGAGAGAGAATGGGTTTATTTACAATGGGAGGCATTAGTTAGCTAAAAGCTGAATCACTTGATACAATTTAGCCTGTAATTTAATAATTAAAAGGACAGTGTTCACACATATTTTTTAACACAATAGCTACAACACAATAGAAATATATGTTTTCTTAAAAAAGGTTTGTTGGCAGGTGTCAGTGTGCCCCGGGTTACTGGGGTCAGAAGTGCAGTCTTCGATGTAGCTGCTACACATCATCCTGCCAACAGAAGACGGGGGCGTGTGAGTGCCAGAACGGGTGGTGGGGTCCGACGTGTGACCGCCACTGTAACTGTGACCTGGAGCACAGCGAGTGTAATGCCGTCAGCGGGGAGTGTGTATGTCAGCCTGGGTACAAGGGAGCCTTCTGTAACGAACCGTGTGGACCTGGGGAGTATGGCAGTGGCTGTAAACTGAGGTAAGAGAGTGTTTTTGGATATTGCAGTGATGTTTTGATGATACAGCCTTGTCATTTTGCTgtggatgtctctctctcccctcctatgtAGCTGTGGCCACTGTGAAGGAGGCCAGTCGTGCTCTGTGGTTGATGGTGTCTGTACGGCCTGTGAGCCTGGGTGGAATGGCACACACTGTGACCGGCTGTGCCCGCATGGTTACCATGGAAACTACTGCCAGGAGGCGTGCCCACGCTGCAGGAACGGTGAACCATGTGACCCCAGGACGGGGGCGTGTTCACGATGTGACCCAGGATGGACCgaacccaggtgtgtgtgtgtttgatggctAACTACCAGTGAAACGTATCTGAGAGTTTTTACAGTAATTCCACTTCCCAGACATGCATGTGTCAATGATACTGAAAAGGTTCAGTGTTTTCTTCTAGTGCTGATAgttttgttgtctctctgttATCTGGGCCACTCTGTATGTCTGCAGGTGTGACGAGCCATGCTCTAACAGGACATTCGGGGACGCCTGCCGCTCCCTGTGCAGCCCCTGTTTCCATGGCCACTGTGATCACGTGACAGGAAGTTGTGTCTGTGGGCCTGGGTTCCAGGGACGGAGGTGAGAGTACTGAGAAAGCAGACAGAGGTTCTGTTCGAATACTCTTAAAATGCATCCTTCCTCTTCCTTGAAGTGATGTGAAACAATGCTTCAAATAACTACGTTTCTCCAATCCAATGATGTCTGATTTAGACATCTTGCTGGGATTGTGTATCTTGCTGTCACTAACAGGTTTCTCTCTGTTGTGTCCCCAGTTGTAACATCACCTGTCCAGACCAGCTGTATGGCtttaactgttcctctgtctgtgacTGTGGAGAGGGAACCGCCTGTCACCCAGCAACGGGGGCGTGTCCATACAGTATGTACTCCTCCTATTGGATACAGCGCTAGTTGGTGGATAATGTGTAGCTAATGAATAGTAATAGTAGATGGGCCTATGGATTAAAATATTAGTTTTTCCTCAAGAAGGAATATGTGAGGTTGAATcacatttgtttgtgtgtgtggtgtcaggtgGTCACAGGGCTCTGATCACTGGTTTCCTGGTCCCTCTGCTCTTGGTGCTGCTGGGTCtggtctgctgctgctgctgctgtggagGACCTACTGACGgcaaagacaggtgtgtgtgtgtatataattcTGATGacaaagacaggtgtgtgtgtgttcctctgacctctgaccttgctCTGGTCCTACAGGGTAGCAGTGGGTGACGGTGGTACCTCTGTCCGTATGAAGCATCATGTGTATAACGTCCTGGCCAACGTGAGCTCTGCTGTAccctgtatctctgtctggtCCTCTGGGCTACCCAGAGTCACAGGTCAGTACAATATCACACTAGAGATCATGTCatatgtctgtatctatgtaaggAAGAAACTCCAGTACTTAGATGCTCTGAAAGTTTTTATCCATGCGCTTGGAAAAGGGACTGGTGTCCATACTATACATATTACAATAttatgacaataataataatgataaatgCTTCTCTCTCCAGTGTCACACCACGACCCTGAACTGACGTTCAACCACAGCTTCATAGAGCCTCCCTCCTCAGGCTGGGTGACGGAGGGATCCTTCTTCGACAGTGATGAGGAGACCGGAGAGGTGCTCTACTGTCCCCCCCCCAGAGAAggtaatcagtgtgtgtgtgtgtgtgtgttttcaaccCTTTGTGTTTTGATTGactccatttttctctctctccctgtccctccattCCCCCGCTCTTCCTCCCTCAGACATCCCTGCAGTTGCAGGCGGTGAGTTCCAGGAGTTCCAGCACGAGATGAGTTCTAAGTGTAATATGTTCCCCGACCCCTCTGCCTTCAGTATTAGTGCAGAAGACATGTCCCTCCCCTTTGGCATCCCCCGCACCTCCAGCAACGCCAAGTCCAAATGCCCCTCCGTCTCCTTCGCCGAAGgcaccaggtaacaccaggtcgTAGTCATCTTGATGAGGACATTGggcactacacacaccacaccacacagcactTAAATTCTCTTTTTGTGATTGTTTTTAATGTTGAGTGAATGTCAAAAAAATTACCCTTGTGGATTAATAAAGTACAATCTCATCTCATCCGAGGTTCAGTCCCAAGGAGCGCCGAGGCTCTGCCCAAGATTTGACACCCGGGGCCCCCCGCACCAAACACAAGTCCCCCTGGGGGGTCCTGATGCTGTCAGCCCTCCAGGCCCAGGGAGGGAATGCCTCAGAGGgagaagagacggaggggggggTGGATGGATGTGGAGGTGGGACTGGACCATTGGAAGACCCAGAATCCAGTGGTGAAGCAGGGGACCCCGATGTGGACAGGTGGACAGCTACCCCGACCCGAGCCATGTCTACCCTGCAGGTGCCTGGAGCAGTGGTAGGACGCACCATATCCAACGCTGCTGTTCCCAGAAAGGGAGGGCAAACACCAGGGTCCACATCAGATGGCCAGCAGGCAGAGATGGACAAAGTGACCACAGTGTATGTGACAGTGGGGAAGGCGGGGGTGGGGAGGCCCCTGTCTAAACTAGAGCTCCCCAGCTTGGAGGGCCCGGTACAGGCCATGCTACGCAGGCTAGGCAGCCTCCAGAGACACAAAGACCAGGAGGTGGGAACTAAGCCCAAGGGGAAAAGCCCGGGGGCGGAGGGGATCACCAAGCCCCCCAGGAGGAAGCTGGGGACTAGGGCCAGTGTGTGGGAGCAGGGGGCTCCCCCACCCTCGGGGGTGGAGGGTGCTGTAGGGGAAGGCGTATCTATGAGAAAACCCAGTAGGAGGAAACAGCACGCCCACCATAGCTCCCCTGCTGTCATGGGAAACACTGACACTAACACTCAACCCCCACCAGAGGACAGCCCTGCCACTGTTACACCCACGAGGCCCCTGTCCTCCATTTTGAAAAGCGTGCCAGAGGTCGCtgggtcagaggttaggtgtGAAAGGTCAGGGGTAAGGCGAGAGAACGGCGACCCTGGGATGCAGACTGATAGTGGATATCGAACAATCGGGCCAGCTGGATTTGTAACGGACACTGTTAGTCTGAGTGAAGTCATCACAAATGAAGGAGTGGTGGCTGGTGTGGACGATGGACCTAACCTTTATGAGAACGTGATGATTATGCATTCCTAATTTCAGATGCAATAACTGTGGTGCTCTGTCTCTTCTCACAATTAAGTATGTAGTTCGACTACTAATGAATGAGGAATTTGGAAACTAGCCTACTGTACTGAGTTAACAGTCGAGTCTGACATAAACTAGCTATCTTTACAATATTGAGTAATTTTATGAATTACAATATGTATATGATGGTTCTGTacaatatgtactgtatgtatgtatattataCAACAATAGGATCATGTTGAAATCACCTTACCAAAAAGTTATTGACACTGTAACTGCCATGTGTAAAACAACTATGCAAATGAAAACCAAAAAATGCTCCTGTGCACTTTGTTGACTTTGACTTGTCTGTCATCACTGGGATAACATTGCTCTGTGGTGCCAGTTTGAACCATTTAAAAGTGTTGGCACTGGCAGCACCAACCCTTCCCAAACCATCACCTGTCTGTGATATGTATTATTCactggaacactgaggctgtgtcccaaatggcaccctattccttttatagtggccatggtcaaaagtagtgcactataaaggaaacagggtgccatttgggatgcacactgaGTGAAACAAAACAAGTGATGAAACCTGCCATGCATCTGATGTATTGTGGTGTCTGTCAGCTGCATTCCCAATATTGTAGGGTTGAGAGCATTTTGGTTGTATTGGGATTTAcagaaaataagaaaataagCCACCATAGACATATCTGTAGAGACTATATTCATCTCTATGGTGACCACTCCCCTTCTGCTTGTACAGGATTTAAGGAGGGGTTgacagacagggttagaatgGACGATTGATGACTTGATCTTCTTTAATCTAATTTCTGAATGTTTCCAAAAATCAGCAGTGAATCAACAAGTCTGGGCCGTGTACGCTGTGGAATTGAGTTGTAATGTAAAAGAATGCAGCACGGTGTCTCATTGGAACAGATATCCCCCGGCTACCTGGCATAGTCTACTATCAGGCTAGCATAGTCTGTGTACTATCTGTAGGTTTTGCCAAGCCTGTGTCCTCTTGATCACTGTTAAGCTTGCCGCCCACATAGCATGTCCTTCTATGCAGCCAAAAACAGTTTCATCATATTCCACTGAAAGCGCTAGTCAGGAAATGGAGACCTGGTGGTCCAGAGTTGTGTTTGTTGATGTCTTTGTAGCCTGTCATTCACTAGGTGTTAGTAGTGTTTCTGTATCACACTGTCAATCCCACCTTTAAAGACCCCTCTTGTAAACTGGGTCAGAtattagagaggagagataacCCACATGTCAAATTATTACAGTTTACAATAGAATtcagtagtatactgtagaatactatactagaCACTGTGAAAGCCTCCACTTTTATGTCAAAGATATTAAAACAAAAACACCATAGTAAATACAACaataatgtccgcaaaaacactacagtaaatactacagtatactacagtctgcgaaaacactacagtaaatactaccgTATACTACAATCCGCAAAAATACTAcattaattactatagtatatactacagttttcTTTCACtgcagtatttatactatagttaactgtaaatactacagtaattactatagtattcactgtagtgtttttgtggacttcaGATTGCACACCAACTAACCAGCTGAACTTTGCCCCAAATCATGGGGAACAGAGGGGGTGGGGAACAGAGATGGGTGGGCCTTCATTGATCTCCAATAAGGGGAGCTACAGCGCAAATACTACAAGTCCACTTTGACTGAATTGAGGCTTGGATTAATTTCAATACCCCCAATAACACGTGGGTACCCTTTACAGCTAGAAAATGTTTAATTATAAAAGTATTACACACAAGTATTCCAGGTACAAAGAGAAATGTCCTCATAACAGAACATTTTTGTGAAGTGATTCTTCTAATTTAGaggcgaaagaaacgcacacctatttaggcgaggcgctggctagcggagtagaacgcTTGAAAAAtgaaaggagagccgcacactctaggagctccgATGCAATACTTTATTAACCTAATATCCAACGtctcgacagacaagctgtcttcatcagggtatcagcttgtctgtcgaaatgTTGGATATGAGGTTATTAAAGTATTGCATcggagctcctagagtgtgcggctctcctttcaTTTTTCAAGTGATTCTTCTAATTATCCAGCTTTAAATTACTGTCTATTTGAGTCTTTGATGTAAAACATGTTTCGACATACTGCATATGTTTCTTTATCCAGTTGTGAATCTATTTCTTCTCGGCCTCCAGGTGTTTTTCAGGGCAGCCCAGCCAGTACTTGCCAATGGACCTGGGGTAAGGAGGGCTGGCTGGGTCCACTTTCTTGGTCTTCAGATCCACTCTGTAGTATTTATCTGGAAAACGAATACAGAGAATATGTCTGGTGGATTTCGAGTTGTTCTGTGCCCTTAGGGTGTGTGTTTAATGGGAGGTTAAAAAGAAAAAAGCAATAGGACAATAAAGTATCCTTCCTTACCTCCCTTGAAGAAGTAGACGCTCTGCACTGGCTGGCCCTTGTTGACAAACTCCCAGTAGGCCCTCCCCTCAGCGTTGTATCTGGAGTCATAGTTGTATCCATCTCTTCTGTCCTGGTCATCCCTCCTCCTGTCCTGGTCATCCCTCCTCCTATCCTGGTCATCCCTCCttctatccctgtctctgtcttcaTCCCTGGCATCCGTTCGACGCATGTCCCACCCTCCAAACATCCCCTCCATAGCCATCCTCCTTTCCGCCAGCTTCCGACCGAGATCCATACCCTTCTCAGCGAATCGTTTCCCCATATCCATCCCCTTCTCTGCGAACGCCTGCCCCATAGCCATTCCCGTCCCGGCACCCCAGTAAGACTGGCGCCTACTTCTGCGGTGGCCCCACTGCTGTTCCCACTGCTGTCCATATTGTTGCACTTGTTGTCCATATTGTTGTCCATATTGTTGTCCATTTTGCTGTCCATTTAACTGATCCTGTTGACCATACTGCCCCCACTGTTGGTCCCATGGCTGGCGCCTCCCGTTGTTGTGGTCCCGTAAAGGGGGTACGGGTGGGAACAGGGGTGGGGCCAGTGGCCTGGGGGTGATGTagagtctccctgtcatgacAGCGTCCACTGGGGCCTTGATGCCTATCCAGTCCTTGTTGATGAACCGATGCCCACCATGGTGGTtggggactgggggagagagaatggcagATGAGATGTAGCATTATATGGTGGGGGCTAGCTTGAAAACTTTTCTTGTTTGTTAAGCAACCACTTTGTTAAAGTCAACATTGTGCCATGAATTATTCCTTATATCCTCTTTCTTCACCTCCTCAATACGCATTGGATGAGAAGGTCCACAGGTAATAGACTTGGATCTTCTTCTCCAATGCGTTTGGAGAAGGAGGAATGGAAAGAGGAAGTGAGGTCACAAGAAAAGATCATTGAGAAAGCGCCACAGCGTCTTACTGCCTCTGAAGAGCATGTTGAAGAGTTCCTCCCAGTTGTTGTGGTAGATGTCAGTGTAGGCTGTGAACAGAGCGGAGGGAGACCCAGCTGCCATCTTGATACACTCCTCATGTGATGGCTGGTGCTTGAACTCATACTGGTAGTACTGGTCACCTGGGAACACAGACAAACAACGGGTCTGTTAACAAAACAGATTATGTGAAAAGAAATACACTGGAAACAGTGAGTTAGTCACTTCATTGTGGCTATATCTTCCATCATTTGAATACGTTCAGGAGGAGGACTATCATTGAGAGGTATTCTCAAGTTTAAACACAAAAATTAAttcaacaattaattcaattagCAACTGCCTGGTGTATTGTATGTTCTTCATTTAAGATTTGGTGTGACCTTTGAAGAAGTAGACCTTCTCTTTGCTGTGGTGTCCAGGGGCTGCTATGGCGAAGGCTGCGTCCACGTCGTCTGGTATCTTCTCAAAGCCCACGTTGATATCCCTAGGATAGTCCGCCTCCAGCACACCATCATCAAACCGCCAGTACTTGTTACCCTGTTGGAGGATTTGCAATTTGAAAAAtctgtttgaaattaataaatgTCAGTTTGGAATGAATAAATGTAATTTATATCAGTGAAGTTGGCAATGTaacaaatgtattacatttacaaaatgtataataaataCAGACAGCTAGAGATATAACGTCCATTGCCAACCTTCTACCGTCCTACCAACATTTCATCTTTAATCTACGCTCTCTAGCCAGGGTATTCATCCCACCTTGAACATGTATGTCTTGCCCTGGCAGTTGATACGTGTAAAGGCAGCATCTATAGGCCCTCTGATACCCCAGATGTCCTGGATCAGTTTGGGGTAGCCGGGCATCACCGACTTCTCATCCAGCTCAAAGAACCACTCCCCTAGGAAAGGACACAAAACAAACACCTACATAGAGATACAGATAAACAAAACCTCTCCTGGTGTTTTTCTCCCACTCACCGACACCTCTGAAGGTGACGGAGTAAGACCCATGAAGACCCTTACCTCTGAAGGTGACGGAGTAAGACCCATGAAGACCCTTACCTCTGAAGGTGACGGAGTAAGACCCATGAAGACCCTTACCCCTGAAGGTGACAGGGTACGACCCATGAAGACCCTTACCCCTGAAGGTGACAGGGTAAGACCCATGAAGACCCTTACCCCTGAAGGTGACGGAGTAAGACCCATGAAGACCCTTACCCCTGAAGGTGACCGGGTACGACCCATGAAGACCCTTACCTCTGAAGGTGACGGAGTAAGACCCATGAAGACCTTTACCCCTGAAGGTGACGGGGTACAACCCATGAAGACCCTTACCTCTGAAGGTGATGGGGTACGACCCATGAAGACCCTTACCCCTGAAGGTGACGGGGTACGACCCATGAAGACCCTTACCTCTGAAGGTGATGGGGTACGACCCATGAAGACCCTTATCCCTGAAGGTGACAGGGTACGACCCATGAAGACCCTTACCTCTGAAGGTGATGAGGTACGACCCATGAAGACCCTTACCCCTGAAGGTGACAGAGTAAGACCCATGAAGACCCTTACCCCTGAAGGTGACAGGGTACGACCCATGAAGACCCTTACCCCTGAAGGTGACGGGGTACGACCCATGAAGACCCTTACCCCTGAAGGTGACGGGGTACGACCCATGAAGACCCTTACCCCTGAAGGTGACGGAGTAAGACCCTTACCCCTGAAGGTGACGGAGTAAGACCCATGAAGACCCTTACCCCTGAAGGTGACGGGGTACGACCCATGAAGACCCTTACCTCTGAAGGCGTAGACAGAGCCGTTCTTGAGCTGCATTAGGGAGTCCCAGGGCCTGCTGCTGCATGGCTCAGCATCTGGGTCTACTACCGGAGCCTTGGTGGTCGTCACCACTTCCTCTGTGGTTGTCTGTGGGACTGATGTTGCCTCGGTGGCTATAGCTGTCTCTGGGAGTGGGACTACCGCTGGGAACTGGCCTCTATCTGAGCCTCTACCTGCCTGTGTTGCCGACGGTGCCTTGGTGGCTTTAGCTGCCTCCGGGAGTGGGACTACCCCTGGGACCTGGCCTCTCTGTGGGCCTCGAGCTGTGCCTCTAGCTGGCTCTGTGACTGGGGTTATCTTTGTGGCAATTTTGTCAAGAGTaggggtggtgttgggggttaTGAGGCGTGTGAGTTGCCTATGTTGGCCCCCTGAGGAGCTGGATTCCCTGTCTTCAGGTTGGGTCGGGAAGGTGGGCGTTGTAGGGGTAAATGGACCATCATCATCCTCTGCAAATTCAAAGGTG
This genomic interval from Oncorhynchus clarkii lewisi isolate Uvic-CL-2024 chromosome 27, UVic_Ocla_1.0, whole genome shotgun sequence contains the following:
- the LOC139386319 gene encoding scavenger receptor class F member 1-like; the protein is MGQFLTGLGLLLCCSLSSPQRLAPSGRNVCQDPRNPSTLVCCTGWRQQREECTLPVCDGEQACQQDEVCVYPGVCRCRPGYYGAHCKTRCPPEFWAPDCRELCKCHPHGRCDPITGKCTCLSNRWGPLCQNTCKCGRHGHCHPVHGNCTCDEGWWTPTCAKQCQCYPGTSTCDPLTGRCQCAPGYWGQKCSLRCSCYTSSCQQKTGACECQNGWWGPTCDRHCNCDLEHSECNAVSGECVCQPGYKGAFCNEPCGPGEYGSGCKLSCGHCEGGQSCSVVDGVCTACEPGWNGTHCDRLCPHGYHGNYCQEACPRCRNGEPCDPRTGACSRCDPGWTEPRCDEPCSNRTFGDACRSLCSPCFHGHCDHVTGSCVCGPGFQGRSCNITCPDQLYGFNCSSVCDCGEGTACHPATGACPYSGHRALITGFLVPLLLVLLGLVCCCCCCGGPTDGKDRVAVGDGGTSVRMKHHVYNVLANVSSAVPCISVWSSGLPRVTVSHHDPELTFNHSFIEPPSSGWVTEGSFFDSDEETGEVLYCPPPREDIPAVAGGEFQEFQHEMSSKCNMFPDPSAFSISAEDMSLPFGIPRTSSNAKSKCPSVSFAEGTRFSPKERRGSAQDLTPGAPRTKHKSPWGVLMLSALQAQGGNASEGEETEGGVDGCGGGTGPLEDPESSGEAGDPDVDRWTATPTRAMSTLQVPGAVVGRTISNAAVPRKGGQTPGSTSDGQQAEMDKVTTVYVTVGKAGVGRPLSKLELPSLEGPVQAMLRRLGSLQRHKDQEVGTKPKGKSPGAEGITKPPRRKLGTRASVWEQGAPPPSGVEGAVGEGVSMRKPSRRKQHAHHSSPAVMGNTDTNTQPPPEDSPATVTPTRPLSSILKSVPEVAGSEVRCERSGVRRENGDPGMQTDSGYRTIGPAGFVTDTVSLSEVITNEGVVAGVDDGPNLYENVMIMHS
- the LOC139386321 gene encoding zonadhesin-like, whose translation is MKTLTSEGDGVRPMKTLTSEGDGVRPMKTLTPEGDRVRPMKTLTPEGDRVRPMKTLTPEGDGVRPMKTLTPEGDRVRPMKTLTSEGDGVRPMKTFTPEGDGVQPMKTLTSEGDGVRPMKTLTPEGDGVRPMKTLTSEGDGVRPMKTLIPEGDRVRPMKTLTSEGDEVRPMKTLTPEGDRVRPMKTLTPEGDRVRPMKTLTPEGDGVRPMKTLTPEGDGVRPMKTLTPEGDGVRPMKTLTSEGVDRAVLELH
- the LOC139386320 gene encoding vitronectin-like → MKLGLILLLAGLATVFAAEESCMDRCENGFDSKKDCQCDTMCRYYKSCCSDYETTCHMKTRGDTFEFAEDDDGPFTPTTPTFPTQPEDRESSSSGGQHRQLTRLITPNTTPTLDKIATKITPVTEPARGTARGPQRGQVPGVVPLPEAAKATKAPSATQAGRGSDRGQFPAVVPLPETAIATEATSVPQTTTEEVVTTTKAPVVDPDAEPCSSRPWDSLMQLKNGSVYAFRGEWFFELDEKSVMPGYPKLIQDIWGIRGPIDAAFTRINCQGKTYMFKGNKYWRFDDGVLEADYPRDINVGFEKIPDDVDAAFAIAAPGHHSKEKVYFFKGDQYYQYEFKHQPSHEECIKMAAGSPSALFTAYTDIYHNNWEELFNMLFRGIPNHHGGHRFINKDWIGIKAPVDAVMTGRLYITPRPLAPPLFPPVPPLRDHNNGRRQPWDQQWGQYGQQDQLNGQQNGQQYGQQYGQQVQQYGQQWEQQWGHRRSRRQSYWGAGTGMAMGQAFAEKGMDMGKRFAEKGMDLGRKLAERRMAMEGMFGGWDMRRTDARDEDRDRDRRRDDQDRRRDDQDRRRDDQDRRDGYNYDSRYNAEGRAYWEFVNKGQPVQSVYFFKGDKYYRVDLKTKKVDPASPPYPRSIGKYWLGCPEKHLEAEKK